In one window of Prevotella fusca JCM 17724 DNA:
- a CDS encoding glycosyltransferase encodes MSSEQNKDVKRRFHIVFLMSRFLDGGIDTVLIEYLKHLAKNEEVKVTLAISTAMGTLEVYRHEVPKNVKTVYFSQSRYLTKIPQRRVVKKASKISKFYDELVNNPIRRHRAQKAIRRLAETADLLIDFDCCAYSFLHNVCAKKIAYFHFSFAQVMKQNSRRMKRIGRELENYDTVITISKAMQEEGCRLFPALKDKIEVIYNAKNPEIIRQKAAVTPDDERIKRPFLLAVERLEESQKDLTTLLEAYALLRKEYHREEWLYIIGKGRSEDELKEKAKELGIDDRTVFLGFCANPYPWMLHSKMLVHSAKFEGLPTVLIEGLLLNKLMVATDCPTGPQEILDNGKAGLLVPVGNAAAFAKETNRLLNDSQLQAYILEGVRNRATDFTFQAVDGQLKKIGIGVNK; translated from the coding sequence ATGTCAAGTGAACAAAATAAAGACGTTAAACGCCGGTTTCACATCGTCTTCCTCATGTCACGCTTCCTTGACGGAGGAATAGATACGGTATTGATTGAATACCTTAAACACCTCGCAAAGAATGAGGAAGTAAAGGTTACCTTGGCAATCTCAACTGCTATGGGCACGCTCGAAGTGTACAGGCATGAAGTTCCAAAGAACGTGAAGACGGTCTATTTCTCGCAATCCCGTTATCTGACGAAGATCCCACAACGTCGTGTTGTCAAGAAAGCATCGAAAATCTCCAAGTTTTATGACGAGCTGGTCAATAATCCCATCAGACGTCATCGGGCGCAGAAAGCTATCAGACGGCTTGCAGAGACAGCTGACTTACTCATTGATTTCGACTGCTGTGCCTATTCCTTCCTGCACAATGTATGTGCAAAGAAGATAGCCTACTTCCATTTCAGCTTTGCACAGGTGATGAAACAGAACAGTCGTCGCATGAAACGCATCGGCAGGGAGCTGGAGAACTATGACACGGTTATAACCATCTCGAAGGCTATGCAGGAGGAGGGATGCCGTCTTTTCCCTGCTCTGAAGGACAAGATAGAGGTAATCTATAATGCCAAGAACCCTGAAATCATCCGGCAGAAAGCAGCCGTCACACCTGATGACGAACGCATAAAACGCCCCTTCCTTCTGGCGGTAGAGCGGCTGGAAGAATCGCAGAAGGACCTCACAACCCTCCTTGAAGCCTATGCCCTGTTACGCAAGGAATACCATCGGGAGGAATGGCTGTACATTATAGGCAAAGGAAGATCAGAAGATGAACTGAAAGAAAAAGCCAAGGAATTGGGCATAGACGACCGCACCGTCTTCCTTGGTTTCTGTGCCAACCCTTACCCGTGGATGCTCCATAGCAAGATGTTGGTTCACAGTGCGAAGTTTGAAGGGCTGCCCACCGTTCTCATTGAGGGGCTTCTGCTCAACAAGCTCATGGTAGCTACCGACTGTCCTACAGGTCCTCAGGAGATTCTTGACAATGGTAAAGCCGGACTGCTTGTCCCTGTCGGCAATGCGGCAGCGTTTGCCAAGGAGACAAACCGTCTGCTCAATGACAGCCAATTGCAAGCGTACATCCTCGAAGGTGTGCGTAACCGTGCCACCGACTTCACCTTCCAGGCTGTTGACGGTCAGCTCAAAAAGATAGGTATAGGAGTTAATAAGTAG
- a CDS encoding LemA family protein → MANLLDEVTGPVNDAGRDVHVIDRQLPVQVGFGSTLFQIALWVVIPVLVLLYVLVMGGALPNALMVGVVGCLLGILPGVIFIFMKISARNYFQQLEQRIQAEASNIDNYLEQRVQILQNVAGLVERAIDLDKDVMKAVAALRGGGVNEGNRSDVNAQVNAAFGRLFPQVEAYPELKAHNAIADAMQQNNYLQREITAARTVYNSRVTQWNTDIFSWPTKMIVAARQGYTTRIPFTASAETREAAREKFF, encoded by the coding sequence ATGGCGAATTTATTGGATGAAGTGACAGGACCTGTGAACGATGCAGGTCGTGATGTACACGTGATTGACAGGCAGCTGCCTGTACAGGTGGGCTTTGGTTCAACGCTCTTTCAGATTGCATTGTGGGTTGTAATTCCCGTTCTGGTACTGTTGTATGTGCTGGTTATGGGCGGTGCGCTGCCGAACGCATTGATGGTTGGCGTGGTAGGCTGCCTGCTGGGTATCCTTCCGGGTGTCATCTTCATCTTTATGAAGATATCTGCCCGTAATTACTTCCAGCAGCTTGAGCAGCGTATTCAGGCTGAGGCATCAAACATTGACAACTATCTGGAACAGCGTGTTCAGATACTTCAGAACGTGGCGGGGCTTGTGGAGCGTGCCATCGACCTCGATAAGGACGTGATGAAAGCCGTTGCTGCCCTGCGTGGTGGCGGTGTGAACGAGGGAAACAGAAGCGATGTGAACGCACAGGTGAATGCCGCTTTCGGTCGGCTCTTCCCACAGGTAGAGGCTTATCCGGAGCTGAAGGCACACAATGCCATTGCCGATGCGATGCAGCAGAACAACTACCTGCAGCGTGAGATAACGGCTGCCCGCACCGTCTATAACAGTCGGGTGACACAATGGAATACGGATATATTCTCCTGGCCTACGAAGATGATCGTGGCTGCCCGGCAAGGCTATACGACACGCATACCGTTTACTGCATCGGCTGAGACACGTGAGGCGGCAAGAGAAAAGTTCTTCTAA
- a CDS encoding MAG1210 family protein, which yields MVEDIYDPLNEYISTFKAKFKKVAEETFDRLADEAQVDVEANRETCRQIYEDEARLEDVSSRIVWWTVLCVILWICVVAGVALVYVKWNEFPMEHLLLIAGAEALLLVFLLMKVHPVLKRLRSQKGELVEKVGALKQDAWNQMAALNRLYDWDIFTRMMSKTVPRLEFDPYVTTQRLADLRTTYGWDDSFNTERSVLYAHSGLINGNPFVICRTRKMEMGQKTYHGQRTIYWTTTETGPDGKTRTVHRSETLHASVTAPYPEYIERTRLIYGNTAAPDLTFYRKPNGLAGKESSLRFKWDRFWLRRKARNLENGDFAMLTNEEFEVAFNTSNRNDNQQYALLFTPLAQQTMMALLQDRTEGYGDDFDFDKNRMINTIMPLHIQEMELDMNPDQYRSFDFEKARKDFYEINARYFRAIYFSFAPLLCVPMYQQIRSQQDIYGHDMEAKSSFWEQESLANFWGQEHFEHTYCVTPCILKTTAKAQGDGNTLINVTAHGFRSESRMSYISKLGGDGSWHDVPVKWYEFLPVEGNGQILMQEDNQQGDVTMSQTQRMTHISDVLQKTHLDVYRRHIASKV from the coding sequence ATGGTTGAGGATATCTATGATCCGCTAAACGAATACATCAGCACCTTTAAGGCGAAGTTCAAGAAGGTAGCTGAGGAAACCTTCGATAGGCTTGCCGATGAGGCGCAGGTTGATGTTGAGGCGAACCGTGAGACCTGCCGGCAGATCTATGAGGATGAGGCAAGACTTGAGGATGTGTCCAGTCGTATCGTATGGTGGACAGTGTTGTGTGTCATTCTGTGGATATGTGTGGTGGCAGGTGTTGCTCTCGTTTATGTAAAATGGAATGAGTTTCCGATGGAACACCTGCTGCTTATAGCCGGTGCCGAAGCCCTGTTGCTTGTCTTCCTGCTGATGAAGGTGCATCCAGTCTTGAAACGTCTGCGCAGTCAGAAGGGGGAGTTAGTGGAAAAGGTGGGGGCATTGAAGCAGGATGCCTGGAACCAGATGGCAGCACTGAACAGGCTCTACGACTGGGACATCTTCACCCGAATGATGTCGAAGACTGTGCCGAGGCTGGAGTTCGACCCCTATGTCACGACACAGCGTCTTGCTGACCTGCGCACTACCTATGGGTGGGATGACTCCTTCAATACCGAGCGTTCGGTGCTTTATGCCCATTCCGGACTTATCAACGGCAATCCGTTTGTCATCTGCAGGACACGCAAGATGGAGATGGGGCAGAAGACCTATCACGGACAGAGGACCATTTATTGGACGACAACAGAGACTGGTCCGGACGGTAAGACACGTACCGTGCACCGTTCAGAGACCCTGCATGCCAGTGTGACGGCACCTTATCCCGAGTATATCGAGCGTACACGGCTAATCTATGGCAATACGGCTGCACCCGACCTGACTTTCTATCGCAAGCCGAACGGACTGGCAGGAAAGGAAAGCTCATTGCGTTTCAAGTGGGACAGGTTCTGGTTGAGGCGCAAAGCACGTAACCTTGAGAACGGCGACTTTGCTATGCTGACAAACGAGGAGTTTGAGGTTGCATTCAATACAAGTAACCGAAACGACAACCAGCAGTATGCCTTACTCTTCACGCCGTTGGCGCAGCAGACTATGATGGCACTCCTGCAGGACAGGACGGAGGGCTATGGTGATGACTTCGATTTCGACAAGAACCGTATGATTAATACCATTATGCCCCTGCATATACAGGAGATGGAACTCGACATGAATCCAGACCAGTATCGCAGCTTTGACTTCGAGAAAGCCAGGAAAGACTTTTATGAGATCAACGCAAGGTACTTCCGTGCCATTTACTTCAGCTTTGCTCCTTTGCTTTGTGTGCCGATGTATCAGCAGATACGGTCGCAGCAGGACATCTATGGGCACGATATGGAAGCAAAGAGTTCGTTCTGGGAACAGGAGTCACTGGCTAACTTCTGGGGACAGGAGCACTTTGAGCATACCTATTGTGTGACACCGTGTATTTTGAAAACCACCGCAAAGGCGCAGGGTGACGGCAATACGCTGATTAATGTCACGGCACACGGTTTCCGTTCAGAGTCCCGTATGTCGTATATCAGCAAGCTGGGCGGTGATGGTTCGTGGCATGATGTGCCGGTGAAATGGTATGAGTTCCTGCCTGTTGAGGGCAACGGACAAATCCTTATGCAGGAAGATAACCAGCAAGGGGATGTTACGATGAGTCAGACACAGCGTATGACCCATATCAGTGATGTGTTACAGAAAACGCATCTGGACGTTTATAGGCGTCATATTGCGTCTAAGGTGTAG
- the upp gene encoding uracil phosphoribosyltransferase: MDIINFSEQNSIINQYLAEIRDKDYQKNRLLFRNNVMRIGEFEAFEISKTLNYEPKNVVTPLGTAQVNVPTDKVVLATIFRAGLPFHNGFLNIFDHAGNAFVSAYREYKDADHHEVGIHVEYLATPDINGKTLIIADPMLATGGSMELGYKAILSKGMPRHVHVACLLATPEGIAHIRKTFPEDSTTIWCAAIDEGLNEHKYIVPGFGDAGDLCYGEKI, encoded by the coding sequence ATGGACATCATTAATTTTTCGGAACAGAACTCGATCATCAACCAGTACCTGGCTGAAATCCGTGACAAAGACTATCAGAAGAATCGCCTGCTCTTCCGCAACAACGTTATGCGAATAGGAGAGTTTGAGGCTTTTGAAATTTCCAAGACGCTGAACTACGAACCAAAGAATGTTGTTACTCCATTGGGTACGGCACAGGTAAATGTACCGACCGACAAGGTTGTCCTGGCAACCATCTTCCGTGCCGGACTTCCTTTCCACAATGGCTTCCTTAATATCTTTGACCATGCCGGCAATGCCTTTGTCAGTGCCTATCGTGAGTATAAGGATGCTGACCATCACGAGGTAGGTATCCATGTGGAATATCTTGCTACACCTGACATCAACGGCAAGACACTCATCATCGCTGACCCGATGCTGGCTACCGGCGGTTCTATGGAGCTTGGCTACAAGGCTATCCTCTCCAAGGGAATGCCACGCCACGTCCACGTTGCCTGTCTGCTGGCTACACCGGAAGGCATCGCACACATCCGCAAGACTTTCCCGGAAGACTCTACAACCATTTGGTGTGCAGCCATTGACGAAGGACTGAACGAACACAAGTACATCGTTCCAGGCTTCGGTGATGCCGGCGACCTGTGCTATGGTGAGAAGATATAA
- the pckA gene encoding phosphoenolpyruvate carboxykinase (ATP) produces MAKFDKSVLEKYGITGTTEVLYNPSYEVLFNEETKEGLDGFEVGQETELGAVNVMTGIYTGRSPKDKFIVDDENSHDTVWWDSEEYHNDNHRASKETWAAVKDIAQKELSNKRLFVVDGFCGTHKDTRMKIRFIVEVAWQAHFVTNMFIRPKDEADFDQEPDFVVYNASKAKVENWKELGLHSETAVVFNVTSKEQVIINTWYGGEMKKGMFSMMNYFLPLKGIAAMHCSANTDMKGENTAIFFGLSGTGKTTLSTDPKRKLIGDDEHGWDDNGVFNFEGGCYAKVINLDKESEPDIYGAIRRDALLENVTVDENGKIDFEDKSVTENTRVSYPIYHIKNIQRPESHGPAAKQVIFLSADAFGVLPPVSILDAEQTKYYFLSGFTAKLAGTERGITEPTPTFSACFGQAFLELHPTKYAEELVKKMEKSGAKAYLVNTGWNGTGKRISIKDTRGIIDAILNHSIDAAPTKQIPYFNFTVPTQLEGVATDILDPRDTYADAAEWEEKAKDLAARFIKNFKKYEDNEAGKALVAAGPQL; encoded by the coding sequence ATGGCAAAGTTTGATAAGAGCGTACTTGAGAAGTACGGTATTACAGGTACAACAGAAGTACTTTACAATCCTTCTTACGAGGTATTGTTCAACGAGGAGACAAAGGAAGGCCTTGACGGCTTCGAGGTTGGTCAGGAAACAGAGCTCGGCGCTGTGAACGTAATGACAGGTATCTACACTGGTCGTTCTCCTAAGGATAAATTCATCGTTGATGATGAGAACTCTCACGATACAGTATGGTGGGACTCTGAGGAGTATCACAATGACAACCACCGTGCAAGCAAGGAGACTTGGGCTGCAGTAAAGGACATCGCACAGAAGGAGCTTTCAAACAAGCGTCTTTTCGTAGTTGACGGTTTCTGCGGTACACACAAGGACACACGTATGAAGATCCGCTTCATCGTTGAGGTTGCTTGGCAGGCTCACTTCGTAACAAACATGTTCATCCGTCCAAAGGATGAGGCTGACTTCGACCAGGAGCCTGACTTCGTTGTTTACAACGCTTCAAAGGCTAAGGTTGAGAACTGGAAGGAACTCGGTCTGCATTCAGAGACAGCTGTTGTGTTCAACGTTACTTCCAAGGAGCAGGTTATCATCAACACATGGTACGGTGGTGAGATGAAGAAGGGTATGTTCTCTATGATGAACTACTTCCTCCCATTGAAGGGTATTGCTGCTATGCACTGCTCTGCAAACACTGACATGAAGGGTGAGAACACTGCAATCTTCTTCGGTCTTTCTGGTACAGGTAAGACTACTCTCTCTACCGATCCAAAGCGTAAGCTCATCGGTGATGACGAGCACGGATGGGATGACAATGGTGTGTTCAACTTCGAGGGTGGCTGCTACGCAAAGGTTATCAACCTTGACAAGGAGTCTGAGCCAGACATCTACGGTGCAATCAGACGTGATGCTCTTCTCGAGAACGTAACTGTTGACGAGAACGGTAAGATTGACTTTGAAGACAAGAGCGTAACTGAGAACACTCGTGTTTCTTACCCAATCTATCACATCAAGAACATCCAGCGTCCAGAGTCTCACGGACCAGCTGCTAAGCAGGTTATCTTCCTGTCAGCTGACGCATTCGGTGTATTGCCTCCAGTTTCTATCCTGGATGCAGAGCAGACAAAGTACTACTTCCTCTCTGGTTTCACCGCTAAGCTGGCTGGTACAGAGCGTGGTATCACTGAGCCTACTCCAACATTCTCTGCTTGCTTCGGTCAGGCATTCCTGGAGCTTCACCCAACAAAGTATGCTGAGGAGCTCGTTAAGAAGATGGAGAAGAGCGGTGCTAAGGCTTACTTAGTTAACACTGGCTGGAACGGTACAGGCAAGCGTATCTCAATCAAGGATACCCGTGGTATCATCGATGCTATCCTGAACCACTCAATCGATGCTGCTCCAACAAAGCAGATTCCTTACTTCAACTTCACTGTTCCTACACAGCTCGAAGGTGTTGCAACAGATATTCTCGATCCACGCGACACTTACGCTGATGCAGCTGAGTGGGAAGAGAAGGCTAAGGACCTCGCAGCTCGTTTCATCAAGAACTTCAAGAAGTACGAGGACAACGAGGCTGGTAAGGCTCTCGTAGCAGCTGGTCCACAGCTCTAA
- a CDS encoding alpha/beta hydrolase: MRHKCETIEIGTHTCILHSEENAKFFLIQPVDSHDTEELEQQITYIEKNTQLPFVHLAIRISKWNAELTPWTAPPVFGKIPFGDGASNTLLYIKEQLLPEINSRYPLNTHKSNTLLGGYSLAGLFALWAAYQPDIPFKGIASASPSAWYTGWLDYAETHQPQVEHAYLSLGDKEEKTKTKLMKTISKDILRQEQLLKEKGVNCKMEWNEGNHFQDNGVRIAKGFLWLMQQ; encoded by the coding sequence ATGAGACATAAATGCGAGACGATTGAGATAGGAACCCATACCTGCATCCTACATAGCGAGGAAAACGCAAAATTTTTCCTCATCCAGCCTGTTGACAGCCATGACACGGAAGAGTTAGAGCAACAAATCACCTATATTGAAAAGAACACGCAGCTACCCTTCGTCCATCTTGCCATACGAATAAGCAAATGGAATGCCGAACTCACGCCTTGGACTGCCCCACCTGTTTTCGGCAAGATACCCTTTGGTGATGGTGCAAGTAACACCTTATTATATATAAAAGAACAGCTACTCCCCGAGATTAATTCCCGTTACCCACTAAATACCCATAAGAGCAACACCCTCTTAGGAGGTTATTCACTTGCCGGACTCTTTGCCCTTTGGGCAGCCTATCAGCCTGACATTCCTTTCAAAGGCATAGCTTCAGCTTCTCCCTCAGCATGGTACACAGGCTGGCTCGACTATGCCGAAACCCACCAGCCACAAGTGGAACACGCCTACCTCAGCCTCGGCGACAAAGAAGAAAAAACGAAAACAAAGCTGATGAAAACCATCAGCAAAGATATTCTCCGACAGGAACAGCTCCTCAAAGAGAAAGGTGTAAACTGTAAGATGGAATGGAACGAAGGTAATCATTTCCAAGACAACGGAGTAAGAATTGCTAAAGGATTTCTTTGGTTAATGCAACAATAA